A stretch of Ranitomeya variabilis isolate aRanVar5 chromosome 3, aRanVar5.hap1, whole genome shotgun sequence DNA encodes these proteins:
- the GJB3 gene encoding gap junction beta-3 protein → MDWKTFQGLLSGVNKYSTAFGRIWLSVVFVFRVLVYVVAAEKVWGDEQKDFDCNTRQPGCTNVCYDHYFPISHIRLWALQLIFVTCPSLLVIMHVAYREDREKKNKLKNGDNCHKLYENTGKKHGGLWWTYLLSLFFKTGIEITFLYILHKMWDSFDLPRLVKCTNVDPCPNIVDCYIARPTEKKVFTYFMVAASAICIILSICEIFYLISKRVISCMNKYKKTNKHSVSYSRASTCQCHIHLEVSEKKPLNKIVESLRASAPNLTSM, encoded by the coding sequence ATGGACTGGAAGACATTCCAAGGTCTCCTAAGTGGTGTGAATAAGTATTCTACAGCATTTGGAAGAATCTGGCTATCAGTCGTTTTTGTATTCCGAGTTCTTGTCTATGTGGTCGCAGCAGAGAAAGTTTGGGGAGATGAACAAAAAGATTTTGATTGTAACACTCGACAACCAGGATGCACCAACGTTTGCTATGACCACTACTTCCCTATTTCTCATATCCGGCTTTGGGCTCTACAGCTCATATTTGTGACTTGCCCTTCACTTTTGGTCATTATGCATGTGGCTTACAgagaagatagagaaaaaaagaacaaACTAAAAAATGGAGATAACTGTCATAAATTGTATGAAAATACAGGCAAGAAGCATGGTGGTCTGTGGTGGACCTACCTTCTTAGTCTTTTCTTCAAAACAGGTATAGAAATCACATTCCTGTACATCCTTCATAAAATGTGGGATAGCTTTGACCTGCCAAGACTTGTTAAATGTACTAATGTGGATCCCTGCCCTAACATTGTGGATTGCTACATTGCTAGACCTACTGAGAAGAAGGTTTTTACTTATTTTATGGTAGCAGCCTCAGCGATTTGCATTATCCTAAGTATTTGTGAGATTTTCTACCTCATTTCTAAACGAGTTATCAGTTGCATGAACAAGTATAAGAAGACCAACAAACACTCCGTGTCCTATAGCAGAGCATCAACGTGTCAGTGCCATATTCATTTGGAAGTTTCAGAGAAGAAACCACTTAACAAAATTGTGGAGTCTCTTCGAGCTTCTGCACCAAATCTAACTTCTATGTAA